Proteins encoded by one window of Fischerella sp. PCC 9605:
- a CDS encoding type II toxin-antitoxin system HicB family antitoxin codes for MLDTSKREFYVIIERDEDGYYVGEVPQLKACYSQGETIDELMNNIKEVIELCLEEETDENLSEFVGVQKVVV; via the coding sequence ATGCTAGATACTAGCAAGCGAGAATTCTACGTCATCATAGAACGAGATGAAGATGGTTATTACGTGGGAGAAGTTCCGCAGCTAAAAGCTTGTTATAGCCAAGGAGAAACAATTGATGAGCTGATGAACAACATTAAAGAAGTGATTGAACTTTGTTTGGAAGAAGAAACTGATGAAAATCTGTCGGAGTTTGTAGGTGTTCAAAAGGTAGTAGTTTGA
- a CDS encoding fimbrial biogenesis chaperone — MLQKPRNIALGLIGALVLGAPPANAINIAVSPSRFILEISSKKTRSQAVRVVNVDSQPVELKVYVKSWVLNEQNKLELVPSREQSLDQWIVYTPSRFTIPPGGSQTIRFAIRPRVQPQQGEHRAVLYIEEVPTNNAQSKGVQVTGRLGVAIYGYVGDIKRVGLLNAINVDTKSDAVRASFDISSQGNGFVRLNGQYAVWPAAQYPGAEATKPIADLDKPTPKLPKEVVTAGFLPDTPVLPDTRRRILLPIIKKLPPGNYVLDINGELNGVAIQKGIPFTVPVNSPVANNRSSRIQPASQKLRDSLKNSQKRK, encoded by the coding sequence ATGTTACAAAAACCTAGAAATATTGCCCTTGGTTTAATTGGAGCATTAGTTCTAGGTGCACCTCCAGCTAATGCCATTAATATTGCTGTATCTCCATCCAGATTCATCCTAGAGATTAGTAGCAAAAAAACACGCTCTCAAGCTGTTCGTGTTGTCAATGTTGATTCTCAGCCAGTTGAACTGAAGGTCTATGTAAAATCATGGGTGCTGAATGAACAAAATAAATTAGAATTAGTTCCGTCTCGTGAGCAGTCTTTAGACCAATGGATTGTTTACACCCCTTCTCGATTTACAATTCCCCCTGGTGGTTCACAAACTATCCGCTTTGCCATTCGTCCTCGCGTCCAGCCACAACAAGGTGAACACCGAGCGGTTTTGTATATCGAAGAAGTTCCTACTAATAATGCACAATCCAAAGGAGTGCAGGTAACTGGACGGCTAGGCGTTGCTATCTATGGCTATGTAGGAGACATTAAGCGAGTTGGGTTATTGAATGCTATTAACGTAGATACTAAATCCGATGCTGTGCGAGCATCCTTTGATATTTCTAGTCAAGGAAATGGCTTTGTCCGTCTGAATGGACAATATGCTGTCTGGCCTGCTGCTCAATATCCAGGTGCTGAGGCTACAAAACCTATAGCTGATTTAGATAAACCAACTCCTAAACTTCCGAAAGAGGTAGTAACAGCTGGCTTCTTACCTGACACACCAGTTTTACCTGACACCCGTCGTCGGATTTTATTACCAATTATCAAAAAATTACCCCCTGGTAATTATGTATTAGACATCAATGGGGAACTGAATGGTGTGGCGATTCAAAAAGGCATACCTTTTACAGTTCCCGTGAATAGTCCAGTGGCTAATAATAGGAGCTCTCGAATTCAGCCCGCTTCACAAAAGCTAAGAGACTCTCTTAAAAATTCTCAAAAACGTAAATAG
- a CDS encoding ABC transporter ATP-binding protein, translating to MASVSLESIKRKFNNVTAIEDITFKIPDGEFWVLVGPSGCGKSTILRTIAGLETATSGKLYIGDKLMNNVPARQRDVAMVFQNYALYPHMSVAENIAFGLRMRKVDPKIVQERVVTVARSLSLEHLLERKPKQLSGGQQQRVALGRAIARQPQVFLLDEPLSNLDAQLRDDTRAELKELHQNLGITTVYVTHDQVEAMTLADKIVVLNRGRIQQIGEPQSIYAKPANRMVATFLGSPPMNILPAKYTTGSFDVNGQVIPITADMQEKLHLREGQGFDLGVRPENILINEPHKTQRTPREEFGELMVEVKVVEPLGRETLIRAGLPGSGVMLNVQAGADVHPHPGDRLLLEVDLSKLFVFDTATGDRLYPQLSE from the coding sequence ATGGCTAGCGTTAGTCTCGAAAGCATCAAGCGCAAATTCAACAATGTCACCGCTATAGAGGATATTACCTTTAAGATACCTGATGGCGAGTTTTGGGTTTTGGTGGGGCCTTCGGGATGTGGTAAGTCTACGATTTTGCGAACTATTGCCGGTTTGGAAACTGCTACCTCTGGCAAACTTTATATTGGGGATAAGTTGATGAACAATGTCCCCGCCAGACAGCGGGATGTGGCGATGGTGTTCCAGAATTATGCGCTATATCCCCATATGAGTGTGGCAGAAAATATTGCTTTTGGGTTGCGGATGCGGAAAGTTGACCCAAAGATAGTTCAAGAACGGGTGGTGACAGTGGCGCGATCGCTTTCTTTGGAACACCTTTTAGAACGCAAACCCAAGCAACTTTCTGGCGGACAGCAACAACGGGTAGCATTGGGGAGAGCGATCGCCCGTCAACCCCAAGTATTTTTACTCGATGAACCTTTATCGAATTTAGATGCCCAATTACGAGATGATACACGGGCTGAGTTAAAAGAGTTACATCAAAATCTGGGAATTACCACAGTCTACGTTACCCACGACCAAGTAGAGGCGATGACTTTGGCTGATAAGATTGTGGTGTTGAACCGGGGAAGAATTCAACAAATCGGCGAACCGCAGTCTATTTATGCTAAGCCTGCGAACCGAATGGTAGCGACTTTTTTGGGTAGTCCGCCGATGAATATTTTACCAGCGAAGTATACGACTGGGAGTTTTGATGTCAATGGGCAGGTGATACCAATTACAGCGGATATGCAGGAGAAGTTGCACCTGCGGGAAGGGCAAGGGTTTGATTTGGGTGTTCGTCCAGAAAATATTTTAATAAACGAACCACATAAAACCCAAAGGACGCCAAGAGAAGAATTTGGAGAGTTGATGGTTGAGGTGAAGGTGGTGGAACCTTTGGGAAGGGAGACTTTGATTCGTGCGGGTTTACCTGGTTCGGGGGTAATGCTGAATGTGCAGGCGGGTGCAGATGTACATCCACATCCGGGCGATCGCCTTTTGTTAGAAGTTGACCTAAGTAAGTTATTTGTGTTTGATACTGCGACTGGAGATAGGTTATATCCACAGCTTAGTGAATAA
- a CDS encoding type II toxin-antitoxin system HicA family toxin: MPKLPALTGDAASNALEKASFQVVRQKGSHVRMQHEDGRVVTIPVHAGKIIGRGLLRKILRDAELTRDEFMALLE; this comes from the coding sequence ATGCCAAAACTACCAGCATTAACAGGTGATGCAGCGAGCAACGCCCTTGAAAAAGCAAGCTTTCAGGTGGTACGTCAAAAAGGTAGTCATGTGCGGATGCAACATGAAGACGGGCGAGTGGTCACGATACCTGTTCATGCTGGTAAAATTATAGGTAGGGGATTGCTACGTAAGATACTGCGAGATGCTGAACTTACAAGGGATGAGTTCATGGCATTACTGGAATGA
- a CDS encoding protein kinase domain-containing protein yields the protein MLLNERYRVIQTLGSGGFGETFLAEDTQMPSGRRCVIKQLKPIQNNPHIYQLVQERFQREAAILEDLGGSSEQIPALYAYFQLNGQFYLVQEWIEGDTLTAKVKQQGLFSESTVQEILASLLSVLEYIHSKRIVHRDIKPDNIILRDRDRQPVLIDFGAVRESMGTVLNSQGSPTSSIVIGTPGYMPSEQAAGRPVYSSDLYSLGVTAIYLLTGRQPQELETDSRTGEIIWHNYAVNVIPKLTAVIDRAIQYHPRDRFASAGEMLDALQSNVNSIPPTQPAFTQPSMQPPPSPATVNLNTVPTVQSNGRNSILMASAIASGLIGASAIISFGLTKFSQPVAQQKVPSTVKSPIETPNLTPTLTSTPASTISKLPDSTTTANDYAWLSQRLVTDADLDVKDGFELDIMRNSIFARYGRRFDTPGLQKYFDSQPWYRPIYSAKKFPSNLLSQIERQNVEYISKYQDRYNRRYFKK from the coding sequence ATGCTGCTCAATGAGCGCTATCGAGTGATTCAGACTCTGGGAAGCGGTGGATTTGGAGAGACTTTTTTAGCGGAAGATACCCAGATGCCTTCTGGTCGCCGCTGTGTAATAAAACAGCTCAAACCGATTCAGAATAATCCCCATATTTACCAATTAGTGCAAGAGCGGTTTCAGCGAGAAGCAGCAATTTTAGAAGATTTAGGCGGCTCTAGTGAACAGATTCCCGCATTGTATGCTTATTTTCAACTAAATGGTCAATTTTACTTAGTTCAAGAGTGGATTGAAGGTGATACACTCACAGCAAAGGTAAAACAGCAGGGCTTATTCAGTGAAAGCACTGTTCAGGAAATATTAGCCAGTTTATTATCAGTTCTAGAGTACATACACTCCAAGCGGATTGTTCACCGCGATATCAAGCCGGACAATATCATTTTGCGCGATCGCGATCGCCAACCCGTGCTTATTGATTTTGGTGCAGTGCGGGAATCAATGGGAACGGTGCTAAATTCACAAGGTAGTCCCACAAGTTCGATCGTGATTGGTACACCAGGATATATGCCCAGTGAACAAGCAGCAGGTAGACCAGTTTATTCTAGCGATTTGTATAGCTTAGGTGTAACAGCTATTTATTTGCTCACAGGCAGACAACCGCAAGAACTAGAGACAGACTCACGCACAGGGGAAATTATTTGGCACAACTACGCTGTAAATGTTATTCCAAAACTCACAGCAGTAATTGATCGGGCAATACAGTATCATCCTCGCGATCGCTTTGCTAGTGCCGGAGAAATGCTAGATGCATTACAGAGTAACGTAAATTCCATTCCGCCTACACAACCTGCCTTTACTCAACCATCAATGCAACCTCCACCATCTCCTGCAACTGTGAATTTAAATACAGTGCCTACCGTTCAAAGTAATGGTCGAAATAGTATTCTCATGGCAAGTGCGATCGCAAGTGGTTTAATCGGTGCATCTGCGATCATTAGTTTTGGGTTAACTAAATTTTCTCAACCAGTAGCACAGCAAAAGGTTCCATCGACTGTTAAATCGCCAATAGAAACTCCCAACCTTACACCCACACTGACTTCTACACCAGCCTCAACCATCTCTAAACTGCCAGATAGCACTACAACTGCAAACGATTATGCTTGGCTTTCTCAAAGACTGGTAACAGATGCAGATTTAGATGTAAAAGATGGTTTTGAGTTAGATATTATGCGAAATTCGATTTTTGCACGTTACGGTCGGCGTTTTGACACTCCAGGCTTACAAAAATATTTTGATAGCCAGCCTTGGTATCGTCCAATATATTCAGCCAAGAAATTTCCTTCTAATTTATTGTCACAGATAGAAAGGCAGAACGTTGAATATATTTCCAAATATCAAGACCGTTACAATCGTAGATATTTTAAGAAATAA
- a CDS encoding GNAT family N-acetyltransferase, giving the protein MTLTIPHPYDDGMAEEWIKTHPAAFKEGKDVNFAIALRNTDALCGAIGLGINQDHNHAELGYWIGKPYWGQDYCTEAAKEVLRYGFQVLGVHRICATHFPRNPASGRVMQKIGMKLEGYRRQHVLKWGKYEDIIDYGILKSDWQMNLQG; this is encoded by the coding sequence ATGACCCTGACTATCCCTCATCCCTACGATGATGGTATGGCAGAGGAGTGGATAAAAACTCATCCAGCAGCATTCAAAGAGGGGAAGGATGTTAACTTCGCGATCGCACTACGCAATACAGATGCGTTGTGTGGGGCGATCGGTTTAGGAATCAACCAAGACCATAACCATGCTGAGTTGGGCTACTGGATCGGAAAACCCTATTGGGGGCAAGATTACTGTACGGAAGCAGCAAAGGAAGTGTTGCGATACGGTTTCCAGGTATTGGGGGTGCATCGCATCTGTGCTACTCACTTTCCACGTAACCCTGCATCAGGACGAGTGATGCAAAAAATTGGTATGAAGCTCGAAGGTTATCGGCGTCAGCACGTACTTAAATGGGGTAAATACGAAGACATAATCGACTATGGAATTCTCAAAAGTGACTGGCAGATGAATTTACAAGGTTAA
- a CDS encoding serine/threonine-protein kinase, translated as MQTLLNHRYQVIQTLGSGGFGETFLAEDTQMPSRRRCVIKQLKPIQDNPQVYQLVQQRFQREAAILEALGDGSDQIPRLYAYFSENGQFYLVQEYIQGQTLTAKLQQQGLMSESTVKEILTNILPVLDYVHSKGIVHRDIKPDNILIRYADRKPILIDFGAVKETIGTVVTPSGNSTRSIVIGTPGFMPSEQTVGRPMFASDIYSLGLTAIYLLTGKMPQELATDPATGTLLWRQHALSVTPSFAAVLDKAIQFSAGDRFASAREMLQALHAGASPLPPTVPYSQPLAATVPPPQTSQNTVAVSPGNTYQPPANQSSSSGQRGILIGSIIAGGLIGASVIIGIALSNKPQPSQPTVSSTQSTTNNQPPTTNQQPTQQSNFPIISAPSPPTLEEPQETASPEPTPDSDITEPTPNQTPISEDTQATAPQIDKPSPEEFVRNYYATINQGEYQAAWNQLSPNYQNNRRLHPNGYLSYVDWWGGQVQQVEVKQVSLLETGTETATVKAQLKYLLKNGKKAPGSVNFSLLWDAENSKWVVADAR; from the coding sequence ATGCAAACGCTGCTCAATCACCGCTATCAAGTCATTCAGACTCTGGGCAGTGGTGGATTTGGGGAAACGTTCTTAGCAGAAGATACCCAAATGCCCTCCCGACGCCGCTGTGTCATTAAACAGTTAAAGCCGATTCAGGACAATCCCCAGGTTTATCAGTTGGTACAACAGCGGTTTCAACGAGAAGCAGCAATTTTAGAAGCACTGGGTGATGGCAGCGATCAGATTCCGCGGTTGTATGCCTACTTCTCGGAAAATGGGCAATTTTATTTAGTACAAGAGTATATTCAAGGACAAACTCTTACCGCCAAACTACAACAGCAGGGTTTGATGAGTGAGAGTACAGTCAAAGAAATCCTTACCAACATTTTACCAGTTCTCGATTATGTCCACAGCAAAGGTATTGTTCACCGGGATATCAAGCCAGACAATATCCTGATTCGTTATGCCGATCGCAAACCAATCTTAATTGACTTTGGCGCAGTTAAAGAAACAATCGGAACGGTAGTCACTCCCTCGGGGAATTCCACAAGGTCAATTGTAATTGGTACACCAGGGTTTATGCCCAGCGAACAAACCGTAGGACGCCCAATGTTTGCCAGTGATATATATAGTCTAGGTTTAACAGCGATTTATTTGCTCACAGGTAAGATGCCGCAAGAGTTGGCAACCGATCCGGCGACAGGTACGCTGTTGTGGCGGCAACATGCTTTAAGTGTAACCCCCAGCTTTGCAGCTGTATTAGATAAAGCAATTCAGTTTAGTGCAGGCGATCGCTTTGCTAGTGCCAGAGAAATGCTGCAAGCACTGCATGCTGGTGCTTCCCCACTTCCTCCTACCGTGCCTTACAGCCAACCACTAGCAGCAACTGTACCACCTCCCCAGACATCTCAAAACACAGTAGCCGTCAGTCCGGGTAATACCTATCAACCTCCTGCTAATCAAAGCAGTAGCAGCGGACAAAGGGGAATCCTAATAGGCAGTATTATCGCAGGTGGCTTGATTGGCGCATCTGTAATCATTGGTATTGCCCTCAGCAACAAACCACAACCCTCACAGCCAACAGTTTCATCGACTCAATCAACCACCAACAACCAACCACCAACCACCAACCAACAACCAACACAGCAATCCAACTTTCCTATCATTTCAGCACCTTCCCCACCAACTTTAGAAGAACCACAGGAAACTGCATCACCCGAACCAACGCCAGATAGTGACATTACCGAACCTACTCCCAACCAAACCCCAATTTCTGAAGATACTCAAGCAACAGCCCCACAAATTGATAAACCATCTCCAGAAGAATTTGTGCGAAATTATTACGCAACTATTAATCAAGGAGAGTATCAGGCAGCGTGGAATCAGTTATCTCCCAACTACCAAAATAATAGACGCCTGCACCCCAACGGCTATCTTTCTTACGTTGATTGGTGGGGAGGGCAAGTTCAACAAGTAGAGGTCAAACAAGTAAGTTTATTAGAAACTGGTACAGAAACAGCTACAGTAAAAGCTCAATTGAAATATTTGCTGAAAAATGGAAAAAAAGCCCCTGGTTCCGTAAACTTCTCACTGTTGTGGGATGCAGAAAATAGTAAATGGGTAGTTGCAGATGCTAGATAG
- a CDS encoding carboxypeptidase-like regulatory domain-containing protein translates to MFYQPSTLPPPVTIVQSENTSCITPVDASVSEKNQVIAGTIAAPSTPETLPPEFSTDGSQHSCTQAQLGEKVENQSITANNTTNPNNDTGNAIDPGNKQLSKKVVAQSTTASVTSLENTHADANHTAANTDTRNTIAAEQQQPSSNNLVAQESKASTQKNNPAPNIPADNILATAKSLLVGVFINEREVGSLEVIPEGNTLLIPLDDFAQIADLEVEKTEDKIQLKTPLGVVTLTEADFKKIEGITYISDTFLKENLLTNIELKTSDLALNVDLPWRRSGGQSGQAIDLQPEVRPPSSGLSNLRQELNYHDNSGRTNWRTSTLLGGRLAGGAWRLRLDNNFVNNPQLSEYFYFKRSGQFLYQIGKQQLALNPVLSGLNLTGLQFGYTNLSADRFNTSYSASELLPRRSQPTQTFRGVVPPASFVQLRVGGVVLAQQQVGLGGEYDFQDVRLPIGQTSDIELLVYERNNLSVPIEIRSLSLNSSDLLLPASGNLQLAGLGVTGNWLQNSLFDDFNSTQAGKFAGFYQIRQGVSNDLTLEAGVQVLPETTQAQVGFAWRLASPLILSANVGTSAGELAYKADLDFQLSNWRILGTSELYPKGYLASFNTDNGRDRQNHSLDASYKFSDDFTLGLIARSYQSLNIDSSYILPTFFLRPARNLSFRGSPNYSGDYVFGATYQPTRNSRLLFNAYGDIYTSDFSYDLNRQYRLSFGTESGGDLATRYTLTLGRNAQTLSGLSWRLGLGYREGEIGPFVGASMRILPGLFASIDYQGIPSRYRNIVGSIGDDRLTISLISDLSFAGGSLAPAEYSSISKDRGAIAGRIIVEGGRKNTDLSGGIIQVYNNRGRNVGAAKIDSQGNFFVGNLREGVYVVQLDPDELPIEIALRKTSIVAEVASSAVTKLDFPVGLEYGLAGRITDVSGQPMAQVQVELVGADGKPITSAVTDESGLYRLDGVPVGKYTLQIPSQDAIAEGKNLPKRGVEIRNDFVYEQNLQLPISAAARKNEIKAKE, encoded by the coding sequence ATGTTCTACCAACCTTCTACACTTCCTCCACCAGTTACGATTGTACAGTCTGAGAATACCTCTTGCATAACGCCAGTGGATGCTAGCGTTAGTGAGAAGAATCAGGTAATTGCAGGCACAATAGCAGCTCCTAGCACACCAGAAACCTTACCACCTGAATTTTCCACGGATGGTTCACAGCACTCCTGTACTCAAGCACAACTGGGTGAAAAGGTCGAGAATCAAAGTATCACAGCCAATAACACCACAAATCCAAATAATGATACTGGAAATGCTATAGACCCTGGCAATAAACAACTTAGTAAAAAGGTTGTGGCTCAAAGCACTACAGCATCAGTAACTTCTCTAGAAAACACTCACGCAGATGCCAATCATACTGCTGCTAACACTGATACAAGAAATACAATAGCTGCCGAGCAGCAACAACCTAGTAGTAATAATTTAGTTGCCCAAGAGTCTAAAGCGTCAACACAAAAAAATAATCCAGCACCAAATATTCCTGCTGACAATATTTTAGCTACTGCCAAAAGTTTATTAGTTGGAGTATTTATCAATGAACGGGAAGTTGGGAGTTTAGAGGTTATACCCGAGGGAAATACTTTATTAATTCCACTTGATGATTTTGCCCAAATAGCCGACTTAGAAGTTGAAAAGACCGAAGATAAAATTCAACTGAAGACACCTTTAGGTGTAGTAACTCTGACAGAAGCAGACTTCAAAAAAATTGAAGGTATCACATACATTAGTGATACCTTCTTAAAAGAAAATTTACTCACAAATATAGAGCTAAAAACTTCTGATTTGGCTCTAAATGTTGATTTACCTTGGCGTAGAAGTGGTGGACAATCTGGTCAAGCGATTGACCTGCAACCAGAAGTTAGACCTCCTAGCAGTGGCTTATCAAATTTACGGCAAGAGTTAAATTATCATGATAACTCTGGTAGAACAAATTGGCGTACTTCTACTCTTTTGGGTGGACGTTTAGCAGGTGGTGCGTGGCGTTTACGTCTAGATAATAATTTTGTTAACAATCCTCAGTTATCTGAATATTTTTACTTTAAACGCTCAGGTCAGTTTCTCTATCAGATTGGTAAGCAGCAACTCGCCCTGAATCCTGTGTTGTCAGGATTGAATTTGACAGGGTTGCAATTTGGTTACACGAATCTCTCCGCAGATCGGTTTAATACAAGTTACAGTGCATCTGAGCTTTTACCCCGACGTTCTCAGCCGACACAAACATTTCGTGGCGTTGTTCCTCCAGCTAGTTTTGTGCAATTAAGAGTTGGCGGTGTTGTACTTGCTCAACAACAGGTAGGACTGGGTGGAGAGTATGATTTCCAAGATGTACGTTTACCGATTGGTCAAACTAGTGACATTGAACTTTTGGTATATGAACGCAATAACCTGAGTGTACCAATAGAAATTCGTTCTCTAAGCCTCAATTCTTCAGATTTGTTGTTACCAGCAAGTGGTAATCTCCAGTTGGCGGGTTTAGGTGTAACTGGTAACTGGCTACAAAATAGTTTATTTGATGATTTTAATTCTACTCAGGCAGGTAAGTTTGCAGGTTTCTATCAGATACGTCAAGGTGTTTCTAATGATTTAACTTTGGAAGCCGGTGTACAGGTACTTCCAGAGACTACCCAAGCCCAAGTTGGTTTTGCTTGGCGTTTAGCCAGTCCGTTGATTTTATCAGCTAATGTGGGGACTTCAGCTGGTGAATTGGCTTATAAAGCAGATTTAGATTTTCAGTTAAGTAACTGGCGCATTCTAGGTACTTCTGAGTTGTATCCCAAGGGATATTTAGCGAGTTTTAACACCGATAATGGACGCGATCGCCAAAATCATAGCTTAGATGCTAGCTATAAGTTTAGTGATGATTTTACGCTGGGATTGATCGCTCGCAGTTACCAATCTCTGAATATAGACTCTAGCTATATTTTGCCTACTTTTTTCCTCCGCCCGGCTCGTAACTTATCTTTTAGAGGCTCGCCTAACTATAGCGGAGACTATGTATTTGGTGCTACATATCAACCTACAAGAAATTCTAGACTATTGTTTAACGCCTATGGTGATATATATACATCAGATTTTAGTTATGATCTGAACCGCCAGTATCGCTTATCTTTTGGCACTGAATCTGGTGGCGATTTAGCTACTCGTTATACTTTAACACTTGGTCGCAACGCACAAACTTTATCGGGCTTAAGCTGGCGGTTAGGTCTGGGATATAGAGAGGGAGAAATAGGCCCCTTTGTAGGCGCTAGTATGCGGATACTGCCAGGTTTATTCGCATCGATTGATTATCAAGGCATACCCTCTAGATATAGAAACATTGTTGGTAGTATTGGCGACGATCGCTTGACTATATCACTAATATCAGATTTATCGTTTGCTGGTGGCAGCCTAGCACCAGCTGAGTATAGCTCAATAAGTAAAGACAGAGGTGCGATCGCTGGGCGAATAATTGTCGAAGGTGGCAGAAAGAATACAGACCTGAGTGGAGGTATCATCCAAGTATACAATAACCGTGGTCGCAATGTTGGTGCAGCCAAAATTGACTCTCAAGGTAATTTCTTTGTTGGTAATTTGCGAGAAGGTGTTTATGTGGTGCAACTTGATCCAGACGAGTTACCGATTGAGATCGCACTAAGAAAAACTTCTATAGTTGCTGAGGTAGCCAGTTCTGCTGTTACTAAGTTGGATTTCCCCGTAGGATTAGAATATGGTTTGGCAGGCAGAATTACTGATGTGTCAGGCCAGCCAATGGCACAAGTACAAGTGGAACTCGTCGGTGCTGATGGCAAACCTATTACATCTGCGGTAACAGACGAATCTGGTCTTTATCGTCTCGATGGAGTTCCTGTTGGTAAGTATACATTGCAGATTCCCTCCCAAGATGCTATTGCTGAAGGTAAAAATCTCCCCAAACGTGGGGTAGAAATTCGCAATGATTTTGTCTATGAGCAAAATCTGCAATTACCTATCTCGGCAGCAGCAAGGAAAAATGAGATAAAGGCAAAAGAGTAA